From the Streptomyces sp. NBC_01216 genome, the window CGGGCGCGTTGTGCATCAGGAACCAGCCGTCCAGGTCCAGGTCGTCGTCGGCGGCGGTGAACCAGGCCGTGTAGAGGCCGAGCGGGTGGACGAACTCCTGCTCCGGGCCGAAGGCCAGCGTGCGGATCACGGAGTGTGGCCCGTCCGCGCCGACGACCAGCCCGAACCGGCGCGGCGCGGCCCTCTCGAAGGTGACGGTGGCCCCGTCCGCGTCCTGGTCGATCCCGGTGACGGTGTCGTCGAACAGGTACTCCGTGTCCGGCAGGGTGGTCTCGTACAACAGACGGGCGAGGTCTCCGCGGAGGATCTCGATCTCGGAGACGATTCCCTCGCCGCCGAAGCTGTCGGCGGGCACCCGTGCGGTGGTGCGGCCGGCGTTGTCGACGAGCGCGAGGCCGCGTTGGTCCACGCTCTCCGCCCTGGCCCGATCCATCAGACCCATCCGTTCGATCACCGTGCGACCGGCGCCGCGCAGGTCCACGGTCTGCCCGCCGGGCCGAGGTGCCGGCGCGCGCTCCACGATCGTGACCGTGAAGCCTCCCTTGCGTAGCCAGTACGCCAGTGCGGGCCCCGCGACGCCGGCACCACAGATGAGTATCTCGTTGCTCGCCATGACGTGAATGTACGGCGTACGCATGAGAGTGCGCAAGCTCAATCCCCCTTTCCTAGCAGAGTTTCGGCCAGCACTGCACTAGTACAGGGATGTGCGGCGAACGTTCGCGCGCAGCGTCGCCCGGCGTCGGCGGCTAGGATGGCACCCGTCCAGGTGCACTAGTGCGGAGGGTGTCAGTGAGCGGACAGGCGGTGTCGCGCTACAGCCAGATCGTCGCCGAACTGCGGCAACGGATCGAGACGGGCGAACTGGCGCCGGGCGACCGTGTGCCCTCGACCCGGGACATCACCAAGCGGTGGGGCGTCGCGATGGCGACCGCG encodes:
- a CDS encoding FAD-dependent monooxygenase; translation: MASNEILICGAGVAGPALAYWLRKGGFTVTIVERAPAPRPGGQTVDLRGAGRTVIERMGLMDRARAESVDQRGLALVDNAGRTTARVPADSFGGEGIVSEIEILRGDLARLLYETTLPDTEYLFDDTVTGIDQDADGATVTFERAAPRRFGLVVGADGPHSVIRTLAFGPEQEFVHPLGLYTAWFTAADDDLDLDGWFLMHNAPGGLVVSARPGRLPGEIKAGFSFRSPPIAYDRRDAAAQRELVAQRFAGVGWETPRLLRAMRTAPDFFLDSMGQVRLDRWSRGRVALLGDAGYCATPLTGLGTSLALVGAYVLAGELAAAGGDHRIAFRHYDEVMRPYVRQAQRLPPGGASGFAPSGRLGIRLRDLSMRQMTRWPMRNLLAAQFAKAGDIALPEYGLAASVR